Proteins encoded together in one Carassius auratus strain Wakin chromosome 32, ASM336829v1, whole genome shotgun sequence window:
- the hsd11b2 gene encoding 11-beta-hydroxysteroid dehydrogenase type 2, giving the protein MEDCAVSFWIYIGVMSILVGGAMKKFLAFHIGAMPSMMAWLGATLLVERLCALCMPAVLARLILCVSCWLYFTWATPKPLLPVEGKAVFITGCDSGFGNATAKRLDAMGFEVFATVLNLEGEGAKHLRRVCSSRLTLLQVDITQPQQVQQALLDTKAKLGMRDLWGLVNNAGLCVNIGDVELCLMSNYRGCMEVNYFGTLNVTRAFLPLLRQAKGRIVTISSPSGENPFPCLAAYGASKAALNLLISTLRHELKPWGVKVSTILPSAFKTGQSSNTEYWEKQYKNQIQNLPTSLLEEYGEEYLLETKELFHSYAKKANEDLSPVINTIVDALLSPQPQVRYYAGPGVTLMYFICSYLPFSISDRFLQKVFVQKKVMPRVLRKQPGLSLINNNNSIKENMNNSNNNNDSFTKSID; this is encoded by the exons ATGGAAGACTGTGCAGTGTCTTTCTGGATTTACATCGGAGTTATGTCCATCCTTGTTGGTGGAGCGATGAAGAAGTTTCTGGCATTCCATATCGGTGCCATGCCCTCAATGATGGCATGGCTGGGTGCCACTCTTCTGGTGGAGAGACTGTGTGCCCTGTGCATGCCTGCTGTTCTTGCAAGATTGATCCTCTGTGTGTCCTGCTGGCTGTACTTTACATGGGCCACCCCCAAACCCCTCCTGCCAGTTGAAGGCAAGGCTGTCTTCATCACAG GTTGTGATTCGGGGTTTGGTAATGCTACAGCAAAGCGGTTAGACGCCATGGGGTTTGAAGTGTTCGCGACTGTATTGAACCTGGAAGGAGAGGGAGCCAAGCACTTGCGCAGAGTCTGTTCATCACGTCTCACCCTCCTGCAGGTAGACATCACCCAGCCTCAGCAGGTACAGCAAGCCCTGCTCGACACCAAGGCTAAACTTGGCATGAGAG ATTTGTGGGGGCTTGTTAATAATGCTGGATTGTGTGTGAATATTGGGGATGTTGAGCTCTGCCTGATGTCCAACTACAGAGGATGCATGGAGGTCAACTACTTTGGAACACTCAATGTCACCAGAGCCTTCCTGCCACTTCTCAGACAGGCCAAAGGCAGGATTGTGACAATCTCCAGCCCTTCAG GTGAGAATCCCTTCCCTTGTTTGGCAGCATACGGGGCTTCAAAAGCTGCTCTGAATCTTTTAATCAGCACACTTCGTCATGAGCTGAAGCCGTGGGGTGTCAAAGTCTCCACCATCTTACCCTCTGCCTTTAAGACAG GCCAGAGCAGTAATACAGAGTACTGGGAAAAACAGTACAAGAACCAGATCCAGAACTTGCCAACAAGCCTTCTAGAAGAATATGGGGAAGAATACCTGCTGGAGACCAAGGAACTGTTCCACAGTTACGCAAAAAAAGCCAATGAAGATCTGAGCCCTGTCATCAACACCATTGTGGACGCACTCCTCTCTCCTCAACCCCAGGTGCGATACTACGCCGGACCGGGTGTAACTCTCATGTACTTCATCTGCAGCTACCTCCCTTTTAGCATCAGTGACAGGTTCCTCCAGAAAGTCTTTGTACAGAAGAAAGTGATGCCTCGTGTGCTTAGGAAACAACCAGGCCTGAGCCTCATCAACAATAACAACAGCATAAAGGAGAACATGAATAacagtaacaacaacaacgacagcTTCACAAAGAGTATTGATTAG